A portion of the Streptomyces coeruleoprunus genome contains these proteins:
- a CDS encoding 3' terminal RNA ribose 2'-O-methyltransferase Hen1 has protein sequence MFLTISTTGTPDRPATDLGFLLHKHPDKAQAFSTSHGTAHVLYPEASAERCTAALLLEVDPVALVRRTKDGKGQGGRNRTPDTALQQYVNDRPYAASSLLAVALGGVFSTALKGQCAARPELPGRAIPLRVEVAALPARGGAELVHRLFAPLGWAVTADPVPLDERFPEWGDSRYVRLVLEGEQRVADALRHLYVLLPVLDDAKHYWVAPDEVDKLLRVGEGWLPGHPEQKLITSRYLSRRWSLTREAMERMELARLAAADDSEVEEIDNAVDETTDTEERPVPLAVRRREAILAALRAAGASRVLDLGCGQGQLVAELLKDPRFTEVVGVDVSMRALGIAARRLRLDRMGERQAARVKLLQGSLAYTDQRLKGYDAAVLSEVIEHVDLPRLPALEYAVFGAARPGTVLVTTPNVEYNVRWESLPAGHVRHGDHRFEWTRAEFRSWADAVAERHGYAVAFAPVGPDDPEVGPPTQMAVFTLADPPPTAPRNTSTHTATDPTADPTAHTAAHASQPTRPTPNTTQSAKTESTKEEKAA, from the coding sequence GTGTTCCTGACGATCAGTACGACCGGTACCCCCGACCGCCCCGCGACCGACCTCGGCTTCCTGCTGCACAAGCATCCCGACAAGGCGCAGGCGTTCTCCACCTCCCACGGCACGGCCCACGTCCTCTACCCCGAGGCGTCCGCCGAGCGCTGCACGGCCGCGCTGCTCCTGGAGGTGGATCCGGTCGCGCTCGTCCGCCGCACCAAGGACGGCAAGGGCCAGGGCGGGAGGAACCGCACGCCCGACACGGCGCTGCAGCAGTACGTCAACGACCGCCCCTACGCCGCCTCCTCGCTGCTCGCCGTCGCCCTCGGCGGCGTCTTCTCCACGGCGCTCAAGGGACAGTGCGCGGCCCGCCCCGAGCTGCCCGGGCGGGCGATACCGCTGCGCGTCGAGGTGGCCGCGCTGCCCGCGCGGGGCGGCGCCGAGCTGGTGCACCGGCTCTTCGCGCCCCTCGGGTGGGCGGTGACGGCCGATCCGGTGCCGCTGGACGAGCGGTTCCCCGAGTGGGGCGACTCGCGGTACGTACGGCTCGTGCTGGAGGGCGAGCAGCGGGTCGCCGACGCGCTGCGCCATCTGTACGTGCTGCTGCCGGTGCTGGACGACGCCAAGCACTACTGGGTCGCGCCCGACGAGGTCGACAAGCTGCTGCGTGTCGGCGAGGGCTGGCTGCCCGGCCACCCCGAGCAGAAGCTGATCACCAGCCGCTACCTGTCCCGCCGCTGGTCGCTGACGCGCGAGGCGATGGAGCGCATGGAGCTGGCGCGGCTCGCGGCCGCCGACGACAGCGAGGTCGAGGAGATCGACAACGCCGTCGACGAGACGACGGACACCGAGGAGCGGCCGGTGCCGCTGGCCGTGCGGCGCCGCGAGGCGATCCTGGCCGCGCTGCGCGCCGCGGGCGCGAGCCGGGTCCTCGACCTCGGCTGCGGCCAGGGCCAGCTGGTGGCGGAACTCCTGAAGGACCCGCGGTTCACCGAGGTCGTCGGTGTCGACGTGTCGATGCGGGCGCTCGGCATCGCCGCCCGGCGCCTGCGCCTGGACCGCATGGGCGAGCGCCAGGCCGCCCGGGTGAAGCTGCTCCAGGGCTCGCTGGCGTACACGGACCAGCGGCTGAAGGGGTACGACGCCGCCGTGCTCAGCGAGGTGATCGAGCACGTCGACCTTCCCCGGCTGCCCGCCCTGGAGTACGCCGTGTTCGGCGCCGCCCGCCCCGGCACGGTCCTCGTGACGACGCCGAACGTCGAGTACAACGTGCGCTGGGAGTCCCTGCCGGCGGGCCATGTCCGCCACGGCGACCACCGCTTCGAGTGGACCCGCGCGGAGTTCCGCTCCTGGGCGGACGCCGTCGCCGAACGGCACGGGTACGCCGTGGCGTTCGCGCCCGTCGGCCCCGACGACCCCGAGGTGGGCCCGCCCACGCAGATGGCGGTGTTCACCCTGGCGGACCCGCCGCCGACCGCCCCACGGAACACGTCCACGCACACGGCGACGGACCCGACGGCGGACCCGACGGCGCACACCGCGGCGCACGCGTCGCAGCCCACCCGACCCACCCCGAACACCACCCAGTCCGCGAAGACCGAGTCCACGAAGGAGGAGAAGGCCGCATGA
- a CDS encoding Crp/Fnr family transcriptional regulator gives MSLFGQDRSFLDALTRQDRLALLAEGSPRTYAPGDVMIRERDTSAYVLALLSGWAVVSVETERGARLILALRGAGEVVGDLAAVDQGPRSATVTALGRVEAVSVSGDRFRRFLASRPHATSLIMRQLSTRLRSADVERRALASATVLQRLAARLAELAGRTGRPGDGGTVLDIPLPQHDLAAAIGATREAVAKALRQLREQNVVRTAQRRVVVTDMPVLLLLAQGRGQRTPGPAEKSPPGV, from the coding sequence ATGAGTCTGTTCGGCCAGGACCGCTCCTTCCTCGATGCCCTCACCCGCCAGGACCGCCTGGCCCTCCTCGCCGAGGGCTCCCCCCGTACCTACGCCCCCGGCGACGTGATGATCCGCGAGCGCGACACCTCGGCGTACGTCCTGGCCCTGCTCTCCGGGTGGGCCGTCGTCTCCGTCGAGACCGAGCGCGGCGCCCGCCTGATCCTGGCCCTGCGCGGCGCCGGGGAGGTCGTCGGCGACCTCGCCGCCGTCGACCAGGGCCCGCGCAGCGCCACGGTCACGGCACTCGGCCGGGTCGAGGCCGTGTCCGTATCGGGCGACCGGTTCCGGCGGTTCCTGGCCTCCCGGCCGCACGCCACCTCGCTCATCATGCGCCAGCTCAGCACGCGGCTGCGCAGCGCCGACGTCGAACGCCGCGCCCTCGCGTCGGCGACCGTCCTCCAGCGGCTCGCCGCGCGCCTGGCCGAGCTGGCCGGGCGCACCGGCCGCCCCGGCGACGGCGGCACCGTCCTCGACATACCGCTGCCCCAGCACGACCTGGCCGCGGCCATAGGCGCCACCCGGGAGGCCGTCGCCAAGGCCCTGCGCCAGTTGCGCGAACAGAACGTCGTCCGCACCGCGCAGCGCCGGGTCGTCGTCACCGACATGCCGGTCCTGCTGCTCCTCGCGCAGGGCCGCGGCCAGCGGACACCGGGACCCGCGGAGAAATCTCCGCCGGGTGTGTAA
- a CDS encoding tubulin-like doman-containing protein translates to MGRAALFATLRAGLEPVLRQLRAAIGTIGAAAGDLQRLGGGRIRGCDVFVAFSVAGGTGAGIYYDFLHLIGHEFRSAKVPGVKIYPLVVMPSAFPPEAGGGREAELNAARALVDLSRLVDDQNVPDAQSDVGDVQQRGRLGVRYPGEGVVALRPSTVQTAFLFSKPSVIRPEDLRRSITAMVMSLIGTELKNDTNGNGRSDDYQSFAASFINKSVERSTPARSGIGYRGMSTSLAASLTVPVDDLAEIVAARLLAHAVRGLDDRARRPAKDGTDRVVEFFERSGIGPLWTRPAPAVPDPEQLPRGSRAIMQALHNRRADMEDALQRLERDLARDVPRLVEDFRPLTAARELIGIIGPFQLERVLAGLPGHPEPVAEKGFAGMLDNRKGEPARPPHVQQGPPQVPRIKGGAGGLVPARWGDPDVQSALADQDDWYRWRVNCLWHRAWQSGESQWRPPLNRALKAVGELVRALRAHEEGEAKAFSDRRRELYRDDRTGVCYLLPPQNSLRAFYDDVLDRLVRSEALAQNTDPAGLLSVLVRPDDWRDGLEALRRSHGAAVKEIKQVVERRVKRLFGEADDTLYERPLLPPMALLLRAAAGDENAAAKVDPRWLEQFRSQLAGLLPVGFTPDGSGPLKVLIAHPESESDGRAAEFLGQELNLPARGEREFRAVDTESITVVLFRSGMSLTDISEVRQVLQLWSDARDAGGADDFLHWRQRLGHRDDWLVSTEDDRQRILHRILCAMWNGHVEHEGPAASPELVRIRLQDGDSATMALRLEPFDGSLSSWAGLLRAYERWALLDEGQIIGAFCERLMSAAPVGLSTTPVAPSPLFLTFVEQVAPRQLDRIDELSRRYGEEDEEWLAPLRHFWQHTLPGALTMRFPGASRPTRHNLAALHQRYRRDESRDRTAPEAEPRHEAVPEPRREAVADPGPGPDRDPKPDRDDRSGIGATTANGTGTGHSAYPWDWDLDGDEE, encoded by the coding sequence GTGGGCCGCGCCGCCCTGTTCGCCACCCTGCGGGCCGGCCTGGAGCCCGTGCTGCGCCAGCTGCGCGCCGCGATCGGCACGATCGGCGCGGCCGCGGGCGACCTCCAGCGCCTCGGCGGCGGCCGGATCCGGGGCTGCGACGTGTTCGTGGCGTTCTCGGTAGCGGGCGGCACCGGCGCCGGCATCTACTACGACTTCCTGCACCTGATCGGACACGAGTTCCGCAGCGCCAAGGTGCCCGGCGTGAAGATCTACCCGCTCGTCGTCATGCCCTCGGCGTTCCCGCCCGAGGCGGGCGGCGGCCGCGAGGCCGAACTCAACGCGGCCCGCGCCCTGGTGGACCTCTCCCGGCTGGTCGACGACCAGAACGTGCCGGACGCCCAGTCCGACGTCGGCGACGTCCAGCAGCGCGGCCGGCTCGGCGTCCGCTACCCGGGCGAGGGCGTCGTCGCGCTGCGCCCGTCCACCGTGCAGACCGCGTTCCTGTTCAGCAAGCCGTCCGTCATCCGCCCCGAGGACCTGCGCCGCTCCATCACCGCGATGGTCATGTCGCTCATCGGCACGGAACTCAAGAACGACACCAACGGCAACGGGCGCAGCGACGACTACCAGTCGTTCGCCGCCAGCTTCATCAACAAGAGCGTCGAGCGCTCCACGCCCGCCCGCTCCGGCATCGGCTACCGCGGCATGTCCACCAGCCTGGCCGCGTCCCTCACCGTCCCGGTCGACGACCTCGCCGAGATCGTGGCCGCCCGGCTCCTCGCCCACGCCGTGCGCGGCCTCGACGACCGAGCCCGCCGGCCGGCCAAGGACGGCACCGACCGGGTGGTGGAGTTCTTCGAGCGGTCGGGCATCGGCCCCCTGTGGACCAGGCCCGCGCCCGCCGTGCCCGACCCCGAACAGCTGCCCAGGGGCAGCAGGGCCATCATGCAGGCGCTGCACAACCGCCGCGCCGACATGGAGGACGCCCTGCAGCGCCTCGAACGCGACCTGGCGCGGGACGTGCCCCGGCTCGTCGAGGACTTCCGGCCCCTCACCGCCGCGCGCGAACTCATCGGCATCATCGGCCCGTTCCAGCTGGAGCGCGTCCTGGCCGGGCTGCCCGGGCACCCGGAGCCGGTCGCCGAGAAGGGCTTCGCCGGCATGCTCGACAACCGCAAGGGCGAGCCGGCCCGCCCGCCGCACGTCCAGCAGGGCCCGCCCCAGGTGCCCCGCATCAAGGGCGGCGCGGGCGGCCTCGTACCGGCCCGCTGGGGCGACCCCGACGTGCAGAGCGCCCTCGCCGACCAGGACGACTGGTACCGGTGGCGCGTCAACTGCCTGTGGCACCGCGCCTGGCAGTCCGGCGAGTCGCAGTGGCGTCCGCCCCTGAACCGGGCCCTGAAGGCGGTGGGCGAACTCGTACGCGCCCTGCGCGCCCACGAGGAGGGCGAGGCGAAGGCCTTCTCCGACCGCCGCCGCGAGCTGTACCGCGACGACCGCACCGGCGTCTGCTACCTGCTGCCCCCGCAGAACTCCCTGCGGGCCTTCTACGACGACGTCCTCGACCGGCTCGTGCGCAGCGAGGCCCTGGCGCAGAACACCGACCCGGCCGGGCTGCTGTCCGTCCTCGTCCGCCCGGACGACTGGCGGGACGGCCTGGAGGCCCTGCGCCGCTCCCACGGCGCCGCCGTCAAGGAGATCAAGCAGGTCGTCGAGCGGCGCGTCAAACGGCTCTTCGGCGAGGCCGACGACACCCTGTACGAGCGGCCGCTGCTGCCGCCGATGGCGCTCCTGCTCCGCGCCGCGGCCGGCGACGAGAACGCCGCGGCCAAGGTCGACCCGCGCTGGCTGGAGCAGTTCCGCTCGCAGCTGGCGGGGCTCCTCCCGGTCGGCTTCACACCCGACGGCAGCGGCCCGCTGAAGGTCCTCATCGCGCACCCGGAGAGCGAGTCCGACGGCCGGGCCGCCGAGTTCCTGGGCCAGGAGCTCAACCTGCCGGCCCGCGGGGAGCGCGAGTTCCGCGCTGTCGACACCGAGTCCATCACCGTCGTGCTGTTCCGCAGCGGCATGAGCCTCACCGACATCTCCGAGGTGCGCCAGGTCCTCCAGCTCTGGTCGGACGCCCGCGACGCGGGCGGCGCCGACGACTTCCTCCACTGGCGCCAGCGGCTCGGCCACCGCGACGACTGGCTGGTCAGCACCGAGGACGACCGGCAGCGGATCCTGCACCGCATCCTGTGCGCCATGTGGAACGGCCACGTCGAGCACGAGGGCCCCGCCGCCTCGCCCGAGCTGGTCCGCATCCGCCTCCAGGACGGCGACTCCGCCACCATGGCCCTGCGCCTGGAGCCCTTCGACGGCTCCCTGTCCAGCTGGGCCGGGCTCCTGCGGGCCTACGAGCGCTGGGCGCTCCTCGACGAGGGCCAGATCATCGGCGCGTTCTGCGAACGCCTCATGAGCGCCGCCCCGGTGGGCCTGTCCACCACGCCCGTCGCCCCGTCGCCGCTGTTCCTCACCTTCGTCGAGCAGGTCGCGCCCCGCCAGCTCGACCGGATCGACGAGCTGTCCCGGCGGTACGGGGAGGAGGACGAGGAGTGGCTGGCCCCGCTGCGCCACTTCTGGCAGCACACCCTGCCCGGCGCGCTCACCATGCGGTTCCCCGGAGCCTCCCGCCCCACGCGGCACAACCTGGCGGCCCTGCACCAGCGGTACCGGCGCGACGAGAGCCGCGACCGGACCGCGCCCGAGGCGGAGCCCCGCCACGAGGCCGTGCCCGAGCCGCGCCGCGAGGCCGTGGCGGACCCCGGACCGGGCCCCGACCGGGACCCGAAGCCCGACCGGGACGACCGCTCCGGCATCGGCGCGACCACGGCGAACGGCACCGGTACCGGCCACTCGGCCTACCCCTGGGACTGGGACCTGGACGGTGACGAGGAGTGA
- a CDS encoding VWA domain-containing protein: MRLTPPRWTRGALALATGLTVLAMVSPPQAPRLAPTAVTSTAEGADPLDFAVVVDQSKSLPDRDLAREVEAAALLAQGEISERSRATVIGFGSSEKPGQSPVREVCPLTVADAAGRQHLSDCVKQLSRRDPARMGPGTDFPAALRQAVDRLTEKAEGGRPKLVFLLTDGRLDVRDSPEYGTDPAARQANGAKRLTEELARARREKVQIWPLGFGGEIDRAALTAMAEGGYRDGCADRPSARPRMRVVSGAAEIDKALQEVFAAARCAQVGPPAVGRIPADLGVEIPPIATDGSITVSKHDPAVTVTYYDPRGRKVPTQGTFDGSTFELSGQDGPVEALRVKNPLPGRWRAHVEAPKGHQGREVAARVIWQGRLSSTVTLDPASPRPGEQVVVEARMQTRRGVVITDPRQLAGLKVSARMTGDGFAAPLDLALADDGRAPDRTASDVRFTGTVTVPASATGALELTTLMAAPGVTSDKRPLHAWVSEVNPPVKAGLTLDPATVHPGDTVHGTLTVTNNDEAPHTLRLALEDLAPGTRLKISPATVTVEPGKQDSVPFALDFGADVPLGEVAGKVVAVDTTDRGRPLKGLHLNVVVEAPPTWWDRWKAYVVGLAAVVLAVGAVVAVRLRARGRRRDLTGVELELLRDGRPVDRHTIRAGATGGEYRFTVQDARGHAPAVQRARGGASGAHLLRRTGSGELRLRPYGSREQSVRAGEEAGLDDGLSLVVHDRRATTSRAGSAGSGTSRFRPSGFGASGPDASGFGADRFGADQYGADRYGASGSGASRYGSPSPDMTEPGTVRYGEPEPGAPRDPDRSDDGNRPDSGGSWWQRLGLGRRGRDGDRTRGRGGDPADGMGPEQRPWSRPGAGGDDPQGHGGSGGSGERTAGGGHWDPRF; the protein is encoded by the coding sequence ATGCGACTGACCCCGCCGAGATGGACCCGCGGCGCCCTCGCCCTGGCCACCGGACTGACCGTCCTGGCCATGGTGTCCCCGCCGCAGGCCCCCCGCCTCGCCCCCACCGCGGTGACCAGCACCGCCGAGGGCGCCGACCCCCTCGACTTCGCCGTCGTCGTCGACCAGTCCAAGAGCCTCCCGGACCGCGACCTGGCCCGGGAGGTCGAGGCGGCCGCCCTCCTCGCCCAGGGCGAGATATCCGAGCGCTCCCGGGCCACCGTCATCGGCTTCGGCAGCTCCGAGAAGCCCGGCCAGTCGCCCGTCCGCGAGGTCTGTCCGCTCACCGTCGCCGACGCGGCGGGCCGCCAGCACCTCAGCGACTGCGTCAAGCAGCTGTCGCGCCGCGACCCGGCCCGCATGGGCCCCGGCACGGACTTCCCGGCCGCGCTGCGCCAGGCCGTCGACCGCCTCACGGAGAAGGCCGAGGGCGGCAGGCCCAAGCTCGTCTTCCTGCTCACCGACGGCAGGCTCGACGTGCGCGACAGCCCCGAGTACGGCACGGACCCGGCCGCCCGGCAGGCCAACGGCGCCAAGCGGCTGACCGAGGAACTCGCCCGCGCCCGCCGCGAGAAAGTCCAGATCTGGCCCCTCGGTTTCGGCGGAGAGATCGACCGGGCCGCCCTCACCGCCATGGCCGAGGGCGGCTACCGGGACGGCTGCGCCGACAGGCCGTCCGCCCGGCCGCGCATGCGCGTCGTGTCCGGGGCAGCGGAGATCGACAAGGCGCTGCAGGAGGTCTTCGCCGCCGCCCGCTGCGCCCAGGTGGGCCCCCCGGCCGTCGGCAGGATCCCCGCCGACCTGGGCGTCGAGATCCCGCCCATCGCCACCGACGGATCCATCACCGTCAGCAAGCACGACCCCGCGGTCACGGTCACGTACTACGACCCACGCGGCCGCAAGGTGCCCACGCAGGGCACGTTCGACGGCTCCACCTTCGAACTGAGCGGCCAGGACGGCCCGGTGGAGGCGCTGCGCGTGAAGAACCCGCTGCCCGGCCGCTGGCGCGCCCACGTCGAGGCGCCCAAGGGCCACCAGGGCCGTGAGGTCGCCGCCCGGGTCATCTGGCAGGGCCGGCTCAGCTCCACGGTCACCCTCGACCCGGCCTCGCCCCGGCCCGGCGAACAGGTCGTCGTCGAGGCACGGATGCAGACCCGGCGCGGTGTCGTCATCACCGACCCCCGCCAGCTGGCGGGGCTGAAGGTCTCGGCCCGGATGACCGGCGACGGCTTCGCGGCACCCCTGGACCTGGCCCTCGCCGACGACGGCCGCGCCCCGGACCGTACCGCGTCCGACGTGCGGTTCACCGGCACGGTCACCGTCCCGGCGTCGGCCACCGGCGCCCTGGAACTCACCACGCTGATGGCCGCGCCCGGCGTCACCTCCGACAAGCGGCCCCTGCACGCCTGGGTCAGCGAGGTCAACCCGCCCGTCAAGGCGGGCCTCACGCTCGATCCGGCCACCGTCCACCCCGGAGACACGGTCCACGGCACCCTGACCGTCACGAACAACGACGAGGCCCCGCACACCCTGCGGCTCGCCCTCGAGGACCTGGCGCCCGGCACACGGCTGAAGATCAGCCCGGCCACCGTCACTGTGGAGCCGGGCAAGCAGGACAGCGTGCCGTTCGCCCTGGACTTCGGCGCGGACGTGCCGCTCGGCGAGGTGGCCGGCAAGGTCGTCGCCGTCGACACCACCGACCGGGGACGCCCCCTGAAGGGCCTGCACCTGAACGTGGTGGTCGAGGCGCCGCCCACCTGGTGGGACCGCTGGAAGGCGTACGTCGTCGGCTTGGCGGCCGTGGTGCTGGCCGTGGGCGCGGTCGTGGCCGTACGGCTGCGGGCCCGCGGCCGGCGGCGCGACCTGACGGGCGTCGAACTGGAACTGCTGCGGGACGGCCGGCCGGTGGACCGGCACACCATCCGGGCCGGGGCCACCGGCGGCGAGTACCGCTTCACCGTGCAGGACGCGCGGGGCCACGCCCCGGCGGTCCAGCGGGCCCGGGGCGGTGCCTCCGGTGCCCACCTGCTGCGCCGCACGGGAAGCGGCGAGCTGCGCCTGCGCCCGTACGGGTCGCGGGAACAGTCCGTGCGGGCGGGCGAGGAGGCGGGGCTCGACGACGGGCTGTCGCTCGTCGTCCACGACCGGAGGGCCACGACGTCCCGGGCCGGCTCCGCGGGGTCCGGCACGTCCCGGTTCCGCCCGTCCGGGTTCGGCGCGTCCGGCCCCGACGCGTCCGGCTTCGGCGCGGACCGGTTCGGCGCGGACCAGTACGGCGCGGACCGGTACGGCGCCTCCGGTTCCGGCGCGTCCCGGTACGGCTCACCCTCGCCCGACATGACGGAACCCGGCACGGTCCGGTACGGCGAGCCCGAGCCGGGCGCGCCGCGGGACCCGGACCGGAGCGATGACGGCAACCGCCCCGACAGCGGCGGCAGTTGGTGGCAGCGCCTGGGCCTCGGGCGCCGCGGCCGGGACGGGGACCGTACCCGTGGCCGCGGCGGTGACCCCGCCGACGGCATGGGGCCCGAGCAGCGGCCCTGGTCCCGGCCCGGAGCCGGGGGCGACGACCCCCAGGGACACGGCGGATCCGGTGGATCCGGTGAACGGACCGCCGGAGGAGGCCACTGGGACCCGCGCTTCTGA
- a CDS encoding polynucleotide kinase-phosphatase: protein MTTDAVTEPAVREPRTLPVTDLSLVVLVGATGAGKSTFARTHFKPTEVVSSDFCRGLVSDDENDQSATRDAFDVLHYIVGKRLAAGRLTVVDATNVQPEARRELVRLAREHDVLPIAIVLDVPEEVCAARNAARPDRAGMPRHVIGRHRRELRRSLRGLEREGFRKVHILNGVEEIAAARVVLERRFNDLRHLTGPFDIIGDIHGCSSELETLLGKLGYENGRHPEGRTAVFVGDLVDRGPDSPGVLRRVMDMVASGDALCVPGNHENKLGRWLSGRKVRLTHGLAETVEQLEREDDAFRARVREFIAGLVSHYVLDEGRLVVCHAGLPEKYHGRTSGRVRSHALYGDTTGETDEFGLPVRYPWAEEYRGRATVVYGHTPVPDTSWLNNTICLDTGAVFGGRLTALRWPERELVDTPAERVWYEPVKPLAADTPGGHQGRPLDLADVHGRRVVETRHAGRVAVREENAAAALEVMSRFAVDPRLVPYLPPTMAPTATSHLDGYLEHPAEAFAGYAADGVARVVCEEKHMGSRAVALVCRDAAAARERFGVDGPTGSLYTRTGRAFFTDEALTEEVLARLRAAVSAAGLWEELDTDWLLLDAELMPWSLKAGGLLRSQYAAVGAASAAAFPGALAALEAAAARGADVGELLARQRERAADAAAFTDAYRRYCWTTDGLDGVRLAPFQLLAARGRSLAALPHDEQLALIDRLVAADTTGLLRSTRRLVVDTGDEASVRAGVDWWLELTGEGGEGMVVKPLQAVTLDGRGRLVQPGVKCRGREYLRIIYGPEYTRPDNLRRLRSRSLGHKRSLALREYALGLEALDRLAAGEPLWRVHEAVFAVLSLESEPVDPRL from the coding sequence ATGACCACCGACGCCGTCACGGAGCCCGCCGTCCGGGAGCCGCGCACCCTGCCCGTCACCGACCTGTCCCTCGTGGTCCTCGTCGGCGCCACCGGCGCGGGCAAGTCCACGTTCGCCCGCACGCACTTCAAGCCCACCGAGGTCGTGTCCTCGGACTTCTGCCGCGGCCTCGTCTCGGACGACGAGAACGACCAGAGCGCCACCCGCGACGCGTTCGACGTCCTGCACTACATCGTCGGCAAGCGCCTCGCCGCCGGGCGGCTCACCGTGGTCGACGCGACGAACGTGCAGCCCGAGGCCCGCCGCGAGCTGGTCCGGCTGGCCCGCGAGCACGACGTCCTGCCCATCGCGATCGTCCTCGACGTACCGGAGGAGGTGTGCGCCGCCCGCAACGCCGCCCGGCCCGACCGGGCCGGCATGCCCCGGCACGTCATCGGGCGCCACCGCCGCGAACTGCGCCGCTCGCTGCGCGGCCTGGAGCGCGAGGGCTTCCGCAAGGTGCACATCCTGAACGGCGTCGAGGAGATAGCGGCCGCACGGGTGGTGCTGGAGCGGCGGTTCAACGACCTGCGCCATCTGACCGGCCCGTTCGACATCATCGGCGACATCCACGGGTGCAGCTCCGAACTGGAGACCCTGCTCGGCAAGCTCGGCTACGAGAACGGCCGCCACCCGGAGGGCCGCACCGCCGTGTTCGTCGGCGACCTCGTCGACCGCGGCCCGGACAGCCCCGGTGTGCTGCGCCGCGTGATGGACATGGTGGCGTCCGGCGACGCACTGTGCGTCCCCGGCAACCACGAGAACAAGCTCGGCCGCTGGCTCAGCGGCCGCAAGGTCCGGCTCACGCACGGCCTCGCCGAGACCGTCGAGCAGCTGGAGCGCGAGGACGACGCCTTCCGCGCCCGGGTGCGGGAGTTCATCGCCGGCCTCGTCAGCCACTACGTCCTCGACGAGGGACGGCTCGTCGTCTGCCACGCGGGCCTGCCGGAGAAGTACCACGGCCGCACCTCCGGCCGGGTCCGCTCGCACGCCCTGTACGGGGACACGACCGGCGAGACCGACGAGTTCGGGCTGCCGGTGCGCTACCCGTGGGCCGAGGAGTACCGGGGCCGCGCGACCGTCGTCTACGGCCACACGCCCGTACCGGACACGTCGTGGCTGAACAACACGATCTGCCTGGACACCGGTGCCGTCTTCGGCGGGCGGCTGACCGCCCTGCGCTGGCCGGAGCGCGAACTGGTCGACACCCCGGCCGAGCGCGTCTGGTACGAGCCGGTCAAGCCGCTCGCCGCGGACACCCCCGGCGGGCACCAGGGCCGTCCGCTGGACCTGGCCGACGTGCACGGGCGGCGCGTCGTGGAGACCCGGCACGCGGGCAGGGTCGCGGTGCGCGAGGAGAACGCGGCGGCGGCCCTGGAGGTCATGAGCCGCTTCGCCGTCGACCCGCGCCTCGTGCCCTACCTGCCGCCGACCATGGCGCCCACGGCCACCTCGCACCTCGACGGGTACCTGGAGCACCCGGCGGAGGCGTTCGCCGGGTACGCCGCGGACGGCGTCGCGCGCGTGGTGTGCGAGGAGAAGCACATGGGCTCGCGGGCCGTGGCCCTGGTCTGCCGGGACGCGGCCGCCGCCCGTGAGCGGTTCGGCGTGGACGGGCCGACCGGCTCCCTCTACACCCGCACCGGACGGGCCTTCTTCACCGACGAGGCCCTGACCGAGGAGGTCCTCGCGCGCCTGCGGGCCGCGGTGTCGGCCGCCGGGCTCTGGGAGGAGCTGGACACGGACTGGCTGCTCCTGGATGCCGAGCTGATGCCGTGGTCCCTGAAGGCCGGCGGTCTGCTGCGCTCGCAGTACGCCGCGGTGGGCGCCGCGTCGGCGGCCGCGTTCCCCGGTGCGCTCGCCGCGCTGGAGGCGGCCGCCGCGCGCGGTGCCGACGTCGGCGAACTGCTGGCGCGCCAGCGGGAACGGGCGGCGGACGCGGCCGCGTTCACCGACGCCTACCGCCGGTACTGCTGGACCACCGACGGCCTGGACGGCGTGCGCCTCGCCCCCTTCCAGCTGCTCGCCGCGCGGGGCCGCAGCCTGGCCGCCCTGCCGCACGACGAGCAGCTGGCCCTGATCGACCGGCTGGTGGCGGCCGACACGACGGGACTGCTCCGGTCCACGCGCCGCCTGGTCGTCGACACCGGCGACGAGGCGTCGGTGCGGGCCGGCGTCGACTGGTGGCTCGAGCTCACCGGTGAGGGCGGCGAGGGCATGGTGGTCAAGCCCCTCCAGGCGGTCACCCTCGACGGGCGGGGCCGGCTGGTGCAGCCGGGCGTGAAGTGCCGCGGCCGCGAGTACCTGCGGATCATCTACGGCCCCGAGTACACCCGGCCCGACAACCTCCGGCGGCTGCGCTCCCGCTCGCTCGGCCACAAGCGCTCGCTCGCCCTGCGCGAGTACGCGCTCGGCCTGGAGGCCCTCGACCGGCTCGCCGCCGGCGAACCCCTGTGGCGCGTCCACGAGGCGGTGTTCGCCGTCCTGTCCCTGGAATCCGAGCCGGTCGACCCCCGCCTGTAG